Within Stigmatella aurantiaca, the genomic segment CTACCGCACGCTGTGCATGAGCCGCTTGAGGGGCGCCTGGAGGATGAGCAGCACCACCGCGCCCACCAGCGACGAGTAGACGAAGATGGCGAAGTAGCTGGTGGGGACAATCTCGCCCCACTTCTCGCCGAGGCTGCCGCCCACGTACTGGGCGACCGCGCTGCTCAGCAGCCACACGCCCATGAAGAGCGAGGCGAAGCGCGTCGGCGCCAGCTTCGTCACCATGGAGAGGCCCACGGGCGACAGGCACAGCTCGCCGAAGGTGGCCAGCAGGTAGCTCAGCAGCAGCCAGAAGCCGCTCACCTGGGCCGCCTTGCTCTTCTCGGCCAGCGAGGTGATGGCCTCGCGCCACGCGGGGGGGGCACCCGCGCCCACGAGCTGGGCCTTGGTCAGGGGGGACAGCCCCGCCACCATCGTCACCGTGCGCGACGAGGCATCCCAGGCGGACACGGCGCCGCCCTGCAGCGGGAACGTGTAGCCCTGCGGCAGGTCCGTGAACTGGAAGGTGGTGGGGCGCTCCGGCGAGGCGTTCCTCGCCGCCGCCTCCAGGGCCTCCACCTGGCCCATGTACGTCTTGTCCACCGTGGGGCGTAGGGCGTTGGTGACGGCGAAGGGCGCCAGCACGCCGCGCACGGTGAGCTCCTGGGTGCCGGGCTCATAGCCGAACCGGCCCGCGTTGAGCGTCTCCAGCTGGACGCCCGGGGGCAGGGACGCCAGGGGCACCCGGGTGACGGTGGCGTTCTCGGCCGCCGCGCCGGCCACCATCGCGCCGAAGGAGGCGGTGATGAGCACCATGGCCGCCAGCATCTTCGCCGCGGTGGAGATCTCCAGGCCGCGCCGGGCCAGCCCCGTCCACATCATCGCGAACAGCGGGGCGAAGGCGACGATGAACAGGGCGTTGGCCGCCTGGTAGTCCTCGCCCTCCACGGCGAAGAGGCCGAAGTCGAGCGTCGCCGTGTTGTAGGCGGCCCAGATGTTGAGCGCGTTGCCGGCCTGCTCGAAGGCCATCCAGAAGAGCACCACGAAGGTGAAGAGCACGAAGATGACGGTGCTCTTGTCCCGGGCGGCGTTCTTGATGGTGAGCAGCGTCCAGCCCATCCACGCGCCAATGGCCGAGAAGACCGTGGGCATGATGACGTTCGTCCAAGGCTCATGGCCCGCCACCGCCTGGGTGATGAAGCGCACGGGCACCACCACCGCCAGGGCGAACAGCAGCCAGGGGAACACCTTGGCGATGAGGCCGCCGAAGCCGCCGGTGCTGGGCACCTGCTCGTCCGGCTCCTCGGCCGCCGCCTGGGCCACGGTGGCGTCCTTCTTCTTGGGAGCGATTTCATCCAGGTTGCCCGCGGCGGCCACGTCCCGGAGCACCTGCTTCTGGCCGACGAGGAAGATGATGAGGCTGAGCACCATGCCCACGCCGGCCGCGGCGAAGCCCCAGTGGTAGCCCATGCCCGGGGTGGGGCCCATGTTCCGGCGCAGCCAGCCGCAGATGAGGGGCGACAGGAAGGCGCCGATGTTGATGCCCATGTAGAAGATGGTGAAGGCACCATCCCGGCGCGCATCGCCCTGCTTGTAGAGCTTGCCCACCAGGGTGGAGATGTTGGGCTTGAAGAAGCCGTTGCCGGCGATGAGGAAGGCGAGCGCCGCGTAGAAGAGGGGCAGCGGCTCGAAGGCCATGAGGAAGTGGCCAATGGCCATCAGCACCGCGCCCATGATGATGGAGGCGCGCAGCCCCAGGTACCGGTCCGCCAGGAACCCGCCCAGCAGGGGCGTGAGGTACACGAGGCTCGTGTACCACTTGAACACGGACGAGGAGTCCGCCGGCTGGAACTGCAGGTAGTTCAGCAGGTACAGCACGAGCAGGGCGCGCATGCCGTAATAGCTGAAGCGCTCCCACATCTCGGTGGCGAAGAGGACATACAACCCTTTGGGGTGTCCCTTGGGGGCCGCGGGTGCGGCGCCATCGGAGGAGGGCGGTTCGAGGGGGAGCTGCTGGGCAGTGGATGTGGACATTCAGCTCAGGATCGAACCGATCAGGTCACACCTTTGTCAAGCGCCCTCCCCACCAGACACGCTCTGCGTGCGGGCCCTCAGGGGCCCTTGCCGTTCAGACTCGGTGCGGCATGCTCGCCCACGGGGATGGGGGCGGCCTGCTGGTAGTAGTCGCGGACCTTGTACTTGCGCGCCATGAGGGCCATGCCCACCCCGGCCAGGATGGCCAGGGCCGAGTAGAAGAAGAACTGGCCCGAGCCCTGGAAGATGTTGAGCGAGGAGGCGATGGCCACCGCGATGTTGGCCAGGGTGGTGTTGACCAGCCACAGGCTCTGCACCACGCCCTTCATCTCGCGGGGGGCCTGGGTGTAGGCGAACTCCAGGCCCGTGGTGGACACCAGGATTTCCGCCAGCGTGAGCACGATGTACGGGAGGATTTGCCAGGCGATGTTCAGCTTGGAGCCCCCCTCGATGAGCACCTGGTAGTAGCCCGCGATGATGTAGGAGAACGCGCCGATGATGAGCCCCAGCGGCATGCGGCGCAGCGGGGTGAGCTCGAAGCGGGTCTTCTGGAGCGCCGGGTAGATGACGCCCGCCAGCACGGGGATGAGGATCATCACCAGCGCGGGGTTGATGAACTGCATCTGGCTGGGCTGGAAGGTGAACGAGCCCACCTGGGGGTCCATGCCGCGCGCCTGCACCACCCAGGTGGAGGCCTTCTGGTCGAAGAGCATCCAGAAGAAGGGCACGGTGGGCATGAGCAGCAGGTTGATGCGGAACACGGCCCGCACGCCCTCGATGGCCTCCTCGGGGTGCGCCTTCCGGGCGCCCGACAGCCAGTCGCCCCCGGCGGGGCGGTGCTGGCGGTTGCCCAGGGCCGAGAAGAGGATGCGCAGGAACGAGTGCGGGTTGTGCCCGGTGGGCGGCACGACGACGTAGTGGCGGCGGCCCAGCCAGTAGATGGCGGTGGCCAGGAACATGAGGATGCCGGGGATGCCGAAGGCCACCGCGGGCCCCAGGTGCTTGAGGGCCAGGGGGATGAAGAGCGAGGCGAAGAACGAGCCGAAGTTGATGGTCCAGTAGAAGATGGCGAAGACCTTCTTCACCAGGTGCTTGTTCTCCTCGGTGAACTGGTCGCCCACCATGGCGGACACGCACGGTTTGATGCCGCCCGAGCCCAGGGCGATGAGGAACAGGCCCGTGTAGAAGCCCGCGGGGCTGTTCTCGAAAATGGCCAGACACGCGTGGCCCACGCAGTACAGCAGGCTCAGCCAGAGGATGACGCGGTACTTGCCGAGGAACCGGTCCGCCAGGTACCCGCCGAACAGCGGGAAGAAGTAGACCCCGGACATGAACAGGTGGAAGTGCGACTTGGCCATCGCCTCCCGGGCCGCCGGGTCCGGGTTCGCGTTCACCAGCAGGTAGTCGATGAGGAACACCGTGAGGATGTTCCGCATCCCGTAGAAGCTGAAGCGCTCACAGGCCTCGTTGCCGATGATGTAGGGGATTTGCGGCGGGAAGCGGCTGCTCTTCGCGGGGACGGACTCGGCCATGCGCGGGCATCTCGGCGGAAGGGGGGAGCGCCAGGGAAAATGGCGCTTCGTGCCTACCCCACGGGGCCGGGCCGAGACAATCGGTTATCTCGGGGCGCGCGCGCGCCCTAGCTGGGGCTGGGCGTGGCCACCTCGGGCGAGGCCGGGGGCAGGGGGGGAGGCACGTAGCGGTCCACACACGCCTGGCCCGGCTTGGGCTGGGGCGTGCCCCGGGGCCGGTACTCCCAGTGCCACGGCTCCGAGCGCACCGTGCGCCGGAAGCCGAAGCGGCACGCGTTGGCCGACAGCCACCCGTAGACCGGGGAGGAGACCCCGCCCACCGACACATCCACCGCCGTGCCCCGCTGGTGGTTGGAGCGCCCCGGGCGGGCGGCGCGAGGCCCCAGGCCCTTGCGGTAGAGGCGGTAGAGGTAGCGCTGCTCCGCGCGCGAGCGGTGGCCGCTGACGGCCCACAGCCAGATGCCCTCTGCGGAGGCCTCGTCGTGCATCTTCTGGAAGGCCAGGGCCGCGTCCTTGCGCAGGCGCTCGCCGCCGGGGATGGGCACCAGTGTCTTCAGGAGGCGGGAACGCTTCGACGGGCGCACCGCCTGGGCGGCCTGACGGCGCGCCTCCTCCTCCGCTGATGCCACGGGGGCGGCCAGCAACAGCGGGAGGAGCACGAGGCTCCAGGGGCGCAGCGAGGGCGGCATCGTGAGTCCTGACACGGGAAGACCAGGACATGCCTCTTGTGCATCTATTCCCAATCGCCAAGTGGCGGCCTGGCAGGCGCTTGCCTGCCTGCCTGCCCTCAGGTGGCCATGGACGCCCGGCGTCCGCTCGGAGCCTCCGCCGGCGGCGGCGGGGCGAGCGCCGGGGAAGTGTCCACCCGTTGACCCACGCGCTGGCGGCGGGCCTTCTTCAGGACGTGGGCGAGGTAGCGGCCGGTGTGGCTCTCCTGCACCTGGGAGACGGCCTCCGGGGTGCCCACGGCGAGCACCCGGCCGCCGCCCGAGCCGCCCTCGGGGCCCAGGTCGATGACCCAGTCGGAGCTCTTGATGACGTCCAGGTTGTGCTCGATGCAGAGCACCGAGTTGCCCGCCTCCACCAGGCGGTTGAGCACGAGCAGCAGCTTGCGGATGTCCTCGAAGTGCAGGCCGGTGGTGGGCTCATCCAGGATGTAGAGCGTGCGGCCGGTGGACACGCGCGCCAGCTCCCGCGCCAGCTTGATGCGCTGGGCCTCGCCGCCCGACAGCGTGGGCGAGCTCTGCCCCAGGCGGATGTAGCCCAGCCCCACGTCCTCCAGCGTCTGGAGCACGCGCATGATGTCCTTGTGGGCCCCGAAGTGCTGCATCGCCTCGCGCACGCTCATGTCGAGCACCTCGGCGATGTTCTTGCCCTTGTAGCGCACCCGGAGCGTGGCCTCGTTGAAGCGCTTGCCCTGGCACACCTCGCACGGCACGTACACGTCCGCCAGGAAGTGCATCTCCACGAGCTTCACGCCGTCGCCCTCGCACGCCTCGCAGCGCCCGCCCTTGATGTTGAAGGAGAAGCGGCCCGGGGTGTACCCGAACGTGCGCGCCTCCTGGGTGAGCGCGAACACCTCGCGGACGGCGTCGAACACCTTGGTGTAGGTGGCCGGGTTGCTGCGCGGTGTGCGGCCGATGGGCCGCTGGTCGATGTCGATGACCTTGTCCAGGTGCTCCATGCCCTGGATGGACTTGTGCCGCCCGGGCACCTCGCGGCTCTCGTAGAGGTGCCGCGCCAGCGCCGGGTAGAGGATTTCATTGATGAGCGTGGACTTGCCCGCGCCGGACACGCCGGTGACGGACACCAGCACCCCGAGGGGAATCTCCACGTCCACGTCCTTCAGGTTGTTCTCGCGCGCCCCCCGGATGAGCAGCTGCTGCTTGCCGGGCTTGCGCCGCTGCTCGGGGATTTCGATCTCCTTGCGCCCGGAGAGGTACGCGCCCGTGAGGCTCCCCTCATCCGCCATCACCTGCTTGGGGGTGCCCTGGGCCACCACCTGGCCGCCCAGCTCGCCCGCGCCCGGGCCGAAGTCGACGATCCAGTCCGCCTCCTCCATCGTCTCCTCGTCGTGCTCCACGACGATGACGGAGTTGCCCAGGTCCCTCAGCCGCTTGAGCGTGGCCAGGAGCTTGCCGTTGTCGCGCTGGTGCAGGCCGATGGAGGGCTCATCCAGGATGTAGATGACGCCCGTCAGCTCGCTGCCCATCTGCGAGGCCAGGCGGATGCGCTGGCTCTCGCCGCCGGACAGGGTGGAGGCGGTGCGGTCCAGCGTGAGGTAGCCCAGGCCCACGTCCACCAGGAAGGACAGGCGGCTGCGGATCTCCTTGAGCAGCTCCGTGGCGATCTTCTGCTCGTTCTCCGTGAGCCCCATGCCCGCCAGGAAGCTCAGCGAGTCCGAGATGGTCCGCTTGCTCAGCTCCACCAGGGAGTTGCCGTGGACCTTCACGGCGCGGCTTTCGGGCTTCAGGCGCTCGCCCTTGCACGTGGGGCAGGGCTTGTCGCTGAAGAACTTCTGGTAGTAGGTGCGCATCGCCTCGGAGGTGGTCGTCTTGAAGCTGCGCATCAGCTTGTTGACCAAGCCCTCCCACTCCATCTTGTAGCGGCCTCCCTCGCCCCACTTGACGGTGAACGCCTTGCCGTCCGAGCCGTACATCAGGATGTCTTTTTCCTTCTGGCCCATCTTCGCGTAGGGCACATCCAGGGGAATCTTAAACGCCTCGGCCAGGCTCTCGACGAACTCCGCCGTCCAGCCCTCGCCCTTGTTCATGACGTTGGCCCACGGCTCGATGGCCCCGTCTCTCACGGTGCGCGTGGGGTCCGGGACGATGCGGTCCGGATCCATCTCCGCCTTGGTGCCCAGGCCGTTGCAGTCGGTGCACATGCCCAGCGGGTTGTTGAAGGAGAAGGCCGCCGGGGTCAGCTCGCCGAAGGACAGGCCGCACGCGTGGCACGCGTTCAGCTCGCTCATGACGCGGTCCGAGGAGAGCGTCCCGTTCTCGTCGGTGACGATGAGGATGCCCTTGCCCTCGCGCAGCGCGGTCTCCACCGAGTCCGTCAGGCGCGTGCGCACCTCCGGCTTGAGCACGAGCCGATCGATGATGAGCGCGATGTCGTGCTTGGACTTCTTGTCCAGCTCCACGCGCTCCTCCAGGCTCTTCAGCTTGCCGTCGATGCGCGCCCGGGAGAAG encodes:
- a CDS encoding peptide MFS transporter encodes the protein MSTSTAQQLPLEPPSSDGAAPAAPKGHPKGLYVLFATEMWERFSYYGMRALLVLYLLNYLQFQPADSSSVFKWYTSLVYLTPLLGGFLADRYLGLRASIIMGAVLMAIGHFLMAFEPLPLFYAALAFLIAGNGFFKPNISTLVGKLYKQGDARRDGAFTIFYMGINIGAFLSPLICGWLRRNMGPTPGMGYHWGFAAAGVGMVLSLIIFLVGQKQVLRDVAAAGNLDEIAPKKKDATVAQAAAEEPDEQVPSTGGFGGLIAKVFPWLLFALAVVVPVRFITQAVAGHEPWTNVIMPTVFSAIGAWMGWTLLTIKNAARDKSTVIFVLFTFVVLFWMAFEQAGNALNIWAAYNTATLDFGLFAVEGEDYQAANALFIVAFAPLFAMMWTGLARRGLEISTAAKMLAAMVLITASFGAMVAGAAAENATVTRVPLASLPPGVQLETLNAGRFGYEPGTQELTVRGVLAPFAVTNALRPTVDKTYMGQVEALEAAARNASPERPTTFQFTDLPQGYTFPLQGGAVSAWDASSRTVTMVAGLSPLTKAQLVGAGAPPAWREAITSLAEKSKAAQVSGFWLLLSYLLATFGELCLSPVGLSMVTKLAPTRFASLFMGVWLLSSAVAQYVGGSLGEKWGEIVPTSYFAIFVYSSLVGAVVLLILQAPLKRLMHSVR
- a CDS encoding POT family MFS transporter, whose translation is MAESVPAKSSRFPPQIPYIIGNEACERFSFYGMRNILTVFLIDYLLVNANPDPAAREAMAKSHFHLFMSGVYFFPLFGGYLADRFLGKYRVILWLSLLYCVGHACLAIFENSPAGFYTGLFLIALGSGGIKPCVSAMVGDQFTEENKHLVKKVFAIFYWTINFGSFFASLFIPLALKHLGPAVAFGIPGILMFLATAIYWLGRRHYVVVPPTGHNPHSFLRILFSALGNRQHRPAGGDWLSGARKAHPEEAIEGVRAVFRINLLLMPTVPFFWMLFDQKASTWVVQARGMDPQVGSFTFQPSQMQFINPALVMILIPVLAGVIYPALQKTRFELTPLRRMPLGLIIGAFSYIIAGYYQVLIEGGSKLNIAWQILPYIVLTLAEILVSTTGLEFAYTQAPREMKGVVQSLWLVNTTLANIAVAIASSLNIFQGSGQFFFYSALAILAGVGMALMARKYKVRDYYQQAAPIPVGEHAAPSLNGKGP
- a CDS encoding M15 family metallopeptidase codes for the protein MPPSLRPWSLVLLPLLLAAPVASAEEEARRQAAQAVRPSKRSRLLKTLVPIPGGERLRKDAALAFQKMHDEASAEGIWLWAVSGHRSRAEQRYLYRLYRKGLGPRAARPGRSNHQRGTAVDVSVGGVSSPVYGWLSANACRFGFRRTVRSEPWHWEYRPRGTPQPKPGQACVDRYVPPPLPPASPEVATPSPS
- the uvrA gene encoding excinuclease ABC subunit UvrA; its protein translation is MSEPDIITIRGAQEHNLKNVTLEIPKKKLVVFTGVSGSGKSSLAFDTLYAEGQRRYVESLSAYARQFLGQMEKPKYDTLRGLSPTISIEQKAASNNPRSTVGTVTEVHDYLRVLYASIGVQHCPNCGRKVGKQSAQQIIDEILKSPAGTKVQILAPLVTNRKGEHKDILAEAQKRGFSRARIDGKLKSLEERVELDKKSKHDIALIIDRLVLKPEVRTRLTDSVETALREGKGILIVTDENGTLSSDRVMSELNACHACGLSFGELTPAAFSFNNPLGMCTDCNGLGTKAEMDPDRIVPDPTRTVRDGAIEPWANVMNKGEGWTAEFVESLAEAFKIPLDVPYAKMGQKEKDILMYGSDGKAFTVKWGEGGRYKMEWEGLVNKLMRSFKTTTSEAMRTYYQKFFSDKPCPTCKGERLKPESRAVKVHGNSLVELSKRTISDSLSFLAGMGLTENEQKIATELLKEIRSRLSFLVDVGLGYLTLDRTASTLSGGESQRIRLASQMGSELTGVIYILDEPSIGLHQRDNGKLLATLKRLRDLGNSVIVVEHDEETMEEADWIVDFGPGAGELGGQVVAQGTPKQVMADEGSLTGAYLSGRKEIEIPEQRRKPGKQQLLIRGARENNLKDVDVEIPLGVLVSVTGVSGAGKSTLINEILYPALARHLYESREVPGRHKSIQGMEHLDKVIDIDQRPIGRTPRSNPATYTKVFDAVREVFALTQEARTFGYTPGRFSFNIKGGRCEACEGDGVKLVEMHFLADVYVPCEVCQGKRFNEATLRVRYKGKNIAEVLDMSVREAMQHFGAHKDIMRVLQTLEDVGLGYIRLGQSSPTLSGGEAQRIKLARELARVSTGRTLYILDEPTTGLHFEDIRKLLLVLNRLVEAGNSVLCIEHNLDVIKSSDWVIDLGPEGGSGGGRVLAVGTPEAVSQVQESHTGRYLAHVLKKARRQRVGQRVDTSPALAPPPPAEAPSGRRASMAT